The Alysiella filiformis sequence CTTGGGCAAATCACACCAGCTTGCGGTTTCAGACAGCCTGAAATTGACGGCTGAAATTGACAAACAAAACAACCAAATCGCCCATTTGCGTGAAGACGAACGCCGTTTAAATGCCATTTTGGTGCAAATTGCCCAGCAACGCGCCGCCAAACGCAAAGCCGAAGCAGCAGCACGCGCCAAAGCCGCCAAAGAACGCGCTTTGGCAGCACAACAAGCGGCAAAATCCCAAACCAAAAATAACCCATCTGCACCTGCGCCTGCACGTCCACCCAAAGGCAATTTGACGGCAGAAGATTTGGCAATCAGTGGCGGTGAAGTGCAAAATGCGCGTGGATTCAGCCGTTTACAAGGCACTTTGCGCAAACCTGTTTCAGGCAGCATTGCGGGGCGTTTTGGGCAAGCGCGTGAAAGCGGTGGCACTTGGCGCGGCATTTTCATTGCCACCACACCCGCCTCGGTACAAAGCATTGCGGCTGGCGAAGTGGCTTATGTTGCCAATTTACGCGGCTATGGCACCACGGTCGTGATTGACCATGGCGATGGCTATATGTCTGTTTATTCGGGATTATCGGGCGTGAGCGTGGGTTCAGGCAGCCAAGTGGCGGCACGCCAAAGCATAGGCACAAGCGGCACATTGTCGGCTGGCGAACAAGGCTTGTATTTTGAAATTCGCTATCGCAGCCGTGCCATCAACCCCCTGTCTTGGGTACGCTAATCAGGCAGCCTGAAAGCAGGAAAATCGGTTATAATTCCAGCATTTTTATCAATGGGATTTTGCATCCCAAAATGGATAAACCATGGACAACAAACGCTATTTACTTTGGAACAACAAAGGCGGAGTGGGCAAAACATTTTTAAGCTACAACCTAGCGATAGAATATGCCATTTTGCACCCCGAAGAAGATGTCGTAGTGGTAGATGCCTGCCCCCAAACCAACGTTTCCGAAATGATTTTGGGCGGAAATGGGGCAGGCGCAGAAAAAGTCAATG is a genomic window containing:
- a CDS encoding murein hydrolase activator EnvC family protein, whose product is MRTKFTVMALAMCLVGGVQAAPEIQFAAPNETASEQKTDTQLKDVKQELFAAQKSLNAKKAQHQRAKQVISQTQIALQQAKAELAQLHQQQKISWQKLQKLQQELSRLQTEVAGTKAQVARLLVNNYKNQQPSAIVLFLQNANAADKSRYLQYSKYINAANDKILQQLAEQQAQLQNQEQQIQAELQKLQKLMAAAKAKVLSLGKSHQLAVSDSLKLTAEIDKQNNQIAHLREDERRLNAILVQIAQQRAAKRKAEAAARAKAAKERALAAQQAAKSQTKNNPSAPAPARPPKGNLTAEDLAISGGEVQNARGFSRLQGTLRKPVSGSIAGRFGQARESGGTWRGIFIATTPASVQSIAAGEVAYVANLRGYGTTVVIDHGDGYMSVYSGLSGVSVGSGSQVAARQSIGTSGTLSAGEQGLYFEIRYRSRAINPLSWVR